Proteins encoded in a region of the Paenibacillus sp. W2I17 genome:
- a CDS encoding multidrug efflux SMR transporter, translating to MNKTWMSVVIAALFEVGWVIGLKHASGLLEWGFTLVAIIISFSLMIAASRTLPVGTVYAVFVGLGTAGTVLSEIVLFNAPVQTGKMVLIGVLLLGVIGLKMLSKEKNKEVQL from the coding sequence ATGAATAAAACGTGGATGTCGGTTGTGATTGCTGCGTTGTTTGAAGTAGGTTGGGTCATTGGATTGAAACATGCCAGTGGTCTGCTGGAATGGGGGTTTACGTTGGTTGCAATTATCATTAGTTTCTCCTTGATGATTGCAGCTTCGCGAACACTGCCTGTGGGAACCGTGTATGCAGTATTTGTTGGCCTGGGTACCGCAGGTACAGTACTTTCAGAGATTGTTCTGTTTAATGCACCTGTCCAAACCGGAAAAATGGTACTCATTGGTGTACTTTTACTCGGCGTAATCGGTCTTAAAATGCTGAGCAAAGAGAAGAATAAGGAGGTGCAGCTATAA
- a CDS encoding multidrug efflux SMR transporter, with translation MNWVFLILAGIFEMIGVLMINKLHKDRNLISLVLLVAGFGLSFLFLSIAMETLPMGTAYAVWTGIGASGGAILGMVFYGEPRNALRILFIAMVLGSAVGLKLVS, from the coding sequence ATGAACTGGGTATTTCTTATCTTGGCAGGTATATTTGAGATGATCGGAGTGCTGATGATAAACAAGTTGCACAAAGACCGTAATCTCATTTCACTGGTTCTATTGGTAGCCGGGTTTGGTTTAAGCTTCCTATTCCTGTCCATTGCAATGGAAACTCTTCCGATGGGGACAGCATATGCCGTATGGACGGGAATCGGAGCCTCCGGTGGTGCCATTCTGGGCATGGTGTTTTATGGAGAACCTCGAAATGCCCTACGAATTCTGTTTATCGCTATGGTGCTCGGATCGGCAGTTGGTCTTAAATTGGTCAGTTAA
- a CDS encoding DEAD/DEAH box helicase has protein sequence MTFKDLNIIPSIMEGLSKANYTNPTPIQEQAIPAVLAGRDLLGCAQTGTGKTAAFSVPIIQLLSERSKGQGSKSARHIRSLILTPTRELAIQIADNIKVYSRYTDIRCTAIVGGVSQKVQERALNQGADIIIATPGRLNDLINQKRIDLKMVEILVLDEADRMLDMGFIHDVKRIIAKMPNKKQTLFFSATMPPEITKMVKTLLVDPVKVEITPVSSTVDRIEQSIYLLENGKKQHMLNQILEDKSIVTALVFTRTKRGADRVTRDLAKANVTAQAIHGNKSQNERQRALNNFKSGATRVLVATDIAARGIDVEELSHVINFNLPNIPETYVHRIGRTGRAGKSGMAISFCEKDELPFLKDIEKVIKKTIPEVKGHPYPMTGVPVFDKTSKASGSKPSFNKSAAGKPAKSKANPARKPKSEWFAKSGKSNSGRSNDGRPNSSRSNSSSSKSNHGSFSRSSKTRNDRAN, from the coding sequence ATGACATTTAAGGACTTAAATATTATCCCCTCTATTATGGAAGGGTTAAGCAAAGCAAACTATACTAATCCTACCCCTATACAGGAACAGGCCATACCAGCTGTATTAGCTGGCAGAGATCTGCTGGGATGTGCACAGACAGGAACAGGCAAGACAGCAGCATTCTCGGTGCCGATCATTCAATTATTAAGCGAAAGATCCAAAGGACAAGGATCAAAGTCCGCACGACATATTCGCTCATTAATTTTGACACCAACACGAGAGCTGGCTATTCAGATCGCGGATAACATCAAGGTATATAGCCGGTATACGGACATTCGTTGTACGGCAATTGTTGGCGGCGTTTCGCAAAAAGTACAAGAGCGTGCGCTGAATCAAGGGGCAGATATTATTATCGCAACGCCTGGCAGATTGAACGATCTGATTAACCAGAAACGTATTGATCTGAAGATGGTTGAGATTCTCGTTCTGGATGAAGCAGACCGGATGTTGGACATGGGCTTCATTCATGATGTGAAAAGAATCATTGCCAAAATGCCGAACAAAAAGCAAACGCTGTTCTTCTCAGCTACGATGCCTCCTGAAATCACCAAAATGGTTAAAACCCTGCTGGTTGATCCAGTCAAAGTAGAAATCACACCGGTATCTTCAACAGTAGACCGCATTGAGCAGTCTATATATTTGTTGGAAAACGGCAAGAAGCAACATATGTTGAACCAAATTTTGGAGGATAAATCCATCGTCACGGCATTGGTGTTCACACGCACGAAGCGCGGCGCTGACCGGGTTACACGTGATTTGGCCAAAGCGAATGTTACGGCACAGGCTATTCATGGCAACAAGTCTCAGAACGAGAGACAACGGGCGCTGAACAACTTCAAGAGTGGTGCAACACGTGTATTAGTTGCGACGGATATCGCGGCAAGAGGAATTGACGTGGAGGAACTGTCACATGTCATTAACTTTAACCTGCCTAACATTCCGGAAACGTATGTTCACCGTATTGGTCGTACAGGTCGAGCTGGCAAAAGCGGTATGGCCATCTCGTTCTGCGAGAAGGATGAACTTCCATTCCTGAAGGATATCGAGAAAGTAATCAAAAAGACGATTCCTGAAGTGAAAGGTCATCCGTATCCAATGACAGGTGTACCTGTGTTTGATAAAACCAGCAAAGCATCAGGCAGTAAACCTTCGTTCAACAAATCGGCTGCAGGCAAACCGGCGAAGTCCAAAGCTAACCCGGCACGCAAGCCCAAATCCGAATGGTTTGCCAAGAGTGGTAAATCAAACAGTGGTCGTTCAAACGATGGTAGACCCAATAGCAGTAGATCAAACAGCAGTAGCAGCAAATCTAACCATGGCTCATTCAGCCGCAGCAGCAAAACTAGGAATGATAGAGCCAATTAA
- a CDS encoding MmcQ/YjbR family DNA-binding protein encodes MKDTMIEYSLNKKGATKDYPFGRDPVAIKVAGKMFALIFENKEKHCRLNLKCDPIIAENLREQHEAVQPGYHMNKKHWNTIMLDGSLSDEDVYVMIDHSYDMVVQSLPKRIRESLNGKK; translated from the coding sequence TTGAAGGATACGATGATTGAATACAGTTTGAACAAGAAAGGTGCGACCAAGGATTATCCATTTGGGCGTGATCCAGTCGCGATTAAGGTTGCGGGTAAGATGTTCGCGCTTATTTTTGAAAACAAAGAAAAGCACTGTCGCTTAAACTTAAAATGTGATCCTATAATTGCAGAGAACCTGAGAGAGCAGCATGAAGCAGTTCAACCGGGATATCATATGAACAAAAAACACTGGAATACCATTATGCTGGATGGTTCCTTGTCCGATGAGGATGTCTACGTCATGATCGATCACTCATATGATATGGTTGTCCAATCTCTTCCGAAAAGGATTCGGGAATCTCTGAACGGTAAGAAATAA